One window of Microcoleus vaginatus PCC 9802 genomic DNA carries:
- a CDS encoding HNH endonuclease: MSKTPRIPIPPEVRKYVFERNKYQCQSCGQTKLETQLTIDHIIPLARGGSNDISNLQTLCGTCNQKKTDKLDPRFRRHFDL; encoded by the coding sequence ATGAGCAAAACCCCTAGAATTCCCATTCCCCCAGAAGTGAGAAAATATGTATTCGAGCGCAATAAATACCAATGCCAAAGCTGCGGCCAAACCAAACTAGAAACCCAACTGACGATCGATCATATCATCCCCCTAGCGCGCGGCGGCAGCAACGACATCAGCAACTTGCAAACCCTCTGCGGCACCTGCAACCAAAAGAAAACCGACAAACTAGACCCGCGCTTCCGCCGTCACTTTGACCTGTAA
- a CDS encoding sulfotransferase, whose product MSAKVLYIQSKQRPDPLSIVKLQNFDYIEGENINPQIIIESPNISLYCLDPQNQQAIFVETPLDIQLSNAPFFYQAQYEYAQRLIAVPLEDLPQLMTAIEEPIEKMIMIYSVGRCGSTLLSKVFNQIETVLSLSEPDVFSQIVGLRNPDGSNDTEIAQLLKICIYLLSKPALKGKQSCCVLKLRSFCIELGDLIYQAFPDSKVIFLYRNAEAVVQSSISAFVYMSTMLPTIAQNIDLYSRFIPLLKEYASDIDFTDSTAIDVYTTAWLSVMQRYRFLQQQGISTCTIRYENLVADPQKIVSAIFDYCGLSLAEVSHACQVFAKDSQSGSNLSKENLSKHEIQIPDILEIRQKVNKLLQKHPEIKTPDFWVPDTLS is encoded by the coding sequence ATGAGTGCTAAAGTTCTTTACATTCAAAGCAAGCAACGACCCGACCCTCTCTCTATAGTTAAGCTGCAAAATTTTGACTATATAGAAGGAGAAAATATTAACCCCCAAATTATTATTGAAAGTCCTAACATCAGTTTATATTGCCTCGATCCTCAAAACCAACAAGCGATTTTTGTTGAAACCCCGTTAGATATCCAGCTTTCCAATGCACCTTTTTTTTACCAAGCCCAGTATGAATATGCCCAGCGATTAATTGCTGTTCCTCTAGAAGATTTACCTCAACTGATGACAGCTATAGAAGAGCCGATCGAAAAAATGATAATGATTTATTCCGTCGGACGCTGTGGCTCTACCTTGCTCAGTAAAGTGTTTAATCAAATTGAAACAGTCCTCAGTTTATCAGAACCTGATGTTTTTTCTCAGATAGTAGGTCTACGAAATCCCGACGGCAGTAATGATACTGAAATAGCCCAATTACTAAAAATTTGTATTTATCTTTTGAGTAAACCTGCTTTAAAAGGAAAACAATCGTGCTGTGTACTTAAGCTACGGAGTTTTTGCATTGAACTAGGAGACTTAATATATCAGGCTTTTCCTGATTCTAAAGTGATTTTCTTATATCGAAATGCAGAAGCTGTCGTTCAATCATCTATCAGTGCTTTTGTCTATATGAGTACCATGCTTCCGACAATTGCACAGAACATAGACTTATATAGTCGATTTATCCCTTTACTTAAGGAGTATGCCAGTGATATAGATTTCACTGACTCTACCGCCATTGATGTATATACAACAGCATGGTTATCTGTCATGCAACGCTACAGGTTTCTTCAGCAGCAAGGAATTTCCACCTGTACAATTCGTTATGAAAATTTAGTGGCAGATCCTCAGAAGATAGTCAGCGCTATTTTTGATTACTGCGGCTTATCCCTAGCTGAAGTTTCTCACGCCTGTCAGGTATTTGCTAAAGATTCTCAAAGTGGCTCAAACTTATCCAAAGAAAATTTGAGTAAACATGAAATACAAATTCCCGATATTTTAGAAATTCGTCAAAAAGTGAATAAGTTATTACAAAAACATCCAGAAATTAAAACACCTGATTTTTGGGTTCCCGATACATTATCTTGA
- a CDS encoding dynamin family protein: protein MTQMPRQCTSLQEQVDSLVQLLRQESSLRQQDITAVQASLKKAISPEFEIVFAGAFSAGKSMLINALLERELLYSAEGHATGTECYIAFAEPEKERVVLTFLSEFEIRQQASVLCHQLGLTTELNINQTDVVSLLSQGCNIIIETEGGENKSELAKKAKALMLLLEGFEANRDRIQTLENATYSMEQFNFSNLKEAASYARRGSNSAVLKRVEYYCYHPLLQDGNIIIDTPGIDAPVQRDAELTYDKIESPDTSAVVCVLKAASSGEMTMEETELMEKTRGNPGIRDRLFYIFNRIDETWYNTQLRQRLENLINSDFRDTARVYKTSGLLGFYGSLIRGTTGRDRFGLNTIFASSQGRVSGDDKLDSELLGNSEETPQFVSEFNRYCANSGKLSPSRFRISVNSYETPNENYVRILAEQGQPLIGQLIQDSGIEDFRTAITRYLTEEKRPQLFKNLADDLEDLCIQLRKHYQTIQRNLDSQPREIEAMKAQELLRLNQELQQVGEEFREHIAEEVNDMIMNRCDIFDIDFRQLQSRMIRRLDELLDGFSVEAAYGRTLRNHPRNATAPLIAVLVEALYYLANQLEDILVEATKSLVDNYFQYLKDSVRKSEYYRLLYRLLGNDGGIEQQLEDLSKRVSDALVNAAGVECDRYVRESPRFYDEGTFSIYQFRETLQQTSQGYDCENMVDAQPAIRQLLRLDFEPKVSRTIRQTFRQTVNQTLKEHLLPLAQKQADDILQKYSQARDYLEQTLAQEAEEKIARNQRLQAENEQKIQEYDRAVSGINSCLQAMKLHEHLLPVIGQNDSVSVDGE, encoded by the coding sequence ATGACTCAAATGCCCCGTCAATGCACCAGTCTGCAAGAGCAAGTTGATTCTTTAGTGCAACTGCTGCGTCAGGAATCGTCTTTGCGACAACAAGATATCACGGCGGTACAAGCTTCTCTGAAAAAGGCAATTTCTCCTGAGTTTGAAATTGTGTTTGCTGGCGCTTTCAGTGCGGGAAAATCTATGTTAATTAATGCTTTGCTGGAGCGGGAATTGCTCTACAGTGCGGAAGGACACGCGACAGGTACGGAATGTTATATCGCCTTTGCTGAGCCGGAAAAAGAGCGCGTTGTTCTAACTTTTTTGAGCGAGTTTGAAATTCGCCAGCAAGCTTCTGTGCTTTGCCATCAGTTAGGTTTAACTACTGAACTTAATATTAATCAAACAGATGTAGTGTCGCTGTTGTCTCAGGGATGTAACATAATTATTGAAACGGAAGGTGGCGAAAATAAATCCGAGCTAGCCAAAAAAGCTAAGGCTTTGATGCTGCTGTTAGAAGGTTTTGAGGCAAATCGCGATCGCATCCAAACTCTCGAAAACGCTACCTACTCGATGGAACAGTTTAACTTTTCCAATCTCAAGGAAGCTGCTAGTTATGCCCGTCGCGGTAGCAACAGTGCTGTACTCAAGCGAGTTGAATATTACTGTTATCATCCCTTGCTACAAGATGGCAATATTATTATCGATACGCCGGGAATTGATGCGCCGGTGCAGCGGGATGCAGAATTGACTTATGATAAGATTGAAAGCCCGGATACTTCGGCGGTTGTCTGCGTTTTGAAAGCGGCTTCGTCTGGGGAAATGACGATGGAAGAAACCGAGTTGATGGAAAAGACACGGGGAAATCCGGGAATTCGCGATCGACTTTTTTACATTTTCAACCGCATCGACGAAACTTGGTACAACACGCAACTGCGACAGCGCTTAGAAAATTTGATTAATTCCGACTTTCGCGATACTGCGAGAGTTTACAAAACTAGCGGATTGTTGGGATTTTACGGGAGTTTGATTCGAGGGACAACAGGGCGCGATCGCTTTGGTTTAAATACAATCTTTGCCAGTAGTCAAGGGCGAGTTTCTGGAGATGATAAATTAGATTCAGAATTGCTCGGTAATAGTGAAGAAACTCCGCAATTTGTTAGTGAATTTAATCGCTACTGTGCGAATTCCGGCAAGCTATCTCCGAGCCGATTTCGCATTTCAGTTAACAGCTACGAAACACCAAATGAAAACTACGTGCGGATTCTTGCAGAGCAAGGACAACCATTAATTGGTCAATTAATTCAAGATAGCGGGATAGAAGATTTTCGCACAGCCATCACCCGGTACCTCACCGAAGAAAAACGCCCGCAACTGTTCAAAAATTTAGCTGACGACTTAGAAGACTTGTGCATTCAACTGCGGAAACATTACCAAACAATTCAGCGGAATTTGGACAGCCAGCCCCGCGAAATTGAAGCAATGAAAGCACAGGAACTTTTGCGACTAAATCAAGAATTGCAGCAAGTTGGGGAGGAATTTCGGGAGCATATCGCCGAAGAAGTCAATGACATGATTATGAACAGATGCGATATTTTCGATATAGACTTTCGGCAATTGCAATCTCGGATGATCCGGCGCTTGGATGAATTGTTAGATGGATTTTCTGTTGAGGCGGCTTACGGACGCACTTTGCGGAATCATCCCCGCAATGCCACAGCACCTTTAATTGCTGTTTTAGTTGAAGCACTTTATTATTTAGCCAATCAGTTGGAAGATATTTTAGTAGAGGCTACTAAGTCACTGGTTGATAATTATTTCCAGTATTTGAAAGATAGCGTTCGCAAGTCTGAATACTATCGATTACTTTATCGGTTGTTGGGGAACGACGGGGGAATTGAACAGCAGTTAGAGGATTTATCAAAGCGGGTTTCTGATGCTTTGGTAAATGCGGCGGGCGTTGAGTGCGATCGCTACGTGCGAGAAAGTCCCCGTTTTTACGACGAAGGCACATTTTCGATTTATCAATTCCGGGAAACATTGCAGCAAACTTCTCAAGGTTACGACTGCGAAAACATGGTGGACGCCCAACCGGCAATTCGGCAATTATTGCGGCTGGATTTTGAGCCGAAAGTATCTAGAACTATTCGGCAAACTTTCCGCCAAACTGTCAACCAAACGCTGAAAGAGCATTTGTTGCCGCTGGCCCAAAAGCAAGCTGATGATATTTTGCAGAAATACAGTCAAGCCCGCGATTATTTGGAGCAAACTTTGGCACAGGAGGCGGAGGAAAAGATTGCCCGCAACCAGCGGCTGCAAGCTGAGAATGAGCAGAAGATTCAAGAGTACGATCGGGCGGTTTCTGGGATTAATAGTTGTTTGCAGGCGATGAAGTTGCACGAGCATCTATTGCCTGTAATTGGACAAAATGATAGCGTTTCGGTGGATGGTGAATGA
- a CDS encoding J domain-containing protein: protein MQNFRNYYLILGVPKDATADEIKKAYRRLARQLHPDVNPGDKSAEDRFKDINEAYDILSDIDKRAQYDQFSKFWKQKGFQGKQGVRLPNFKTWGNSKTTRKKPAEDVDFSDYSDFNKFLDQVLGRRREVRMATANDAPGVASSEPWSTASKKTSYVANSRPPRRDFDDREMRRETVDREMRRDFDDREMRRETVDREMRREIVDREIRRDIADREMRREIRETVDRETRRDIEARLTLPLERAYSGGTERIRLEDGRAIEVNLPPAMVSGQRIRLRNQGIGGGDLYLKITVSPHQFFRLEMSDVCCELPLTPSEAVLGGDVEVPTLDGLVKMKLPPGVTSGKRLRLANKGYPTGNGDRGDQLVEIQVLIPKEISEEERELYEKLRQVESFKPRQDLSV, encoded by the coding sequence ATGCAGAATTTTCGTAATTACTATCTAATTTTGGGAGTACCCAAAGATGCCACGGCTGATGAGATAAAAAAAGCCTATCGACGGCTAGCCAGACAGTTGCACCCTGACGTAAATCCAGGTGATAAATCTGCTGAAGATAGGTTTAAGGATATTAATGAAGCTTACGATATTCTTTCCGATATTGACAAGCGAGCTCAATACGATCAGTTTAGTAAATTCTGGAAACAAAAGGGATTTCAAGGAAAGCAAGGGGTACGACTTCCCAATTTCAAAACTTGGGGAAACAGTAAAACTACCCGCAAAAAACCGGCCGAAGATGTCGATTTTAGCGATTACTCGGATTTTAATAAATTTCTCGACCAAGTGCTCGGAAGACGCCGGGAAGTGAGGATGGCGACAGCGAATGATGCACCGGGAGTAGCCTCCTCTGAACCGTGGAGTACGGCTTCTAAGAAAACGAGTTATGTTGCTAATTCTCGCCCACCTAGAAGGGATTTTGACGATCGCGAAATGCGACGAGAAACAGTCGATCGCGAAATGCGACGGGATTTCGACGATCGCGAAATGCGACGAGAAACAGTCGATCGAGAAATGCGACGGGAGATAGTCGATCGCGAAATCAGAAGGGATATAGCCGATCGCGAAATGCGACGGGAAATTAGGGAAACAGTCGATCGCGAAACGAGAAGAGACATTGAGGCCAGGCTAACTCTGCCTTTGGAAAGGGCTTATTCGGGCGGTACCGAGCGAATTCGTCTGGAAGATGGGCGAGCGATCGAGGTAAATCTGCCTCCTGCTATGGTATCAGGCCAGCGGATTCGCTTGCGAAATCAAGGTATTGGTGGCGGAGATTTATATTTGAAAATCACGGTTTCTCCCCATCAATTTTTTCGATTGGAAATGTCGGATGTTTGCTGCGAATTGCCTCTGACTCCCAGCGAAGCGGTGTTGGGTGGAGATGTGGAAGTACCGACGCTGGATGGCTTGGTAAAGATGAAATTGCCACCGGGAGTAACGTCTGGAAAGCGGTTGCGGTTGGCTAACAAGGGCTATCCGACGGGAAATGGCGATCGGGGCGATCAATTGGTAGAAATTCAGGTGTTAATTCCCAAAGAAATTAGTGAGGAGGAACGGGAATTATACGAAAAGTTGCGGCAAGTTGAGTCTTTTAAACCGCGTCAGGATTTATCGGTTTAA